The genomic stretch TTttgtattaaaaatatattattggtaCCAAATCCATGATATGCAAAAGGTTGACTTCAAAACTATAACAGATAGTGATGAACTGGTAAGTTGAAACTAAACACAACATTCTTCctttaatttatgatctaatttttTACAGCTTTGAACCTTAACTCAAATCTTGAACATTGTGATATGGGCCCACAAACAAATATTTTCAATTGGGTCCAGTACCTTTTTTTCCACTAATTGTGGGCCCATTTCCATTAAAATTCTTTAGTCTCAGATATTTATTACCTCTTGCAGACAATAGATTGAGACATATTAATTGAAGCATTCTTTTTCAAACTTGCACCATTAGTTTAATCACCAACTATAATCTTTTTATTTGACATGTCGCGAAAAAATTATTATTTGCTCCTTCAACATCAATTGAATATTATCTATCAAGGTTTAAGTcacgaaaaaaaaaatatatatttcgtcTATGGGATCAAGACTAcccaataataatatttttctgaatCTGAGAGGAACATTTAAAATATTAGcccgtatttttttttattatgagtcaacaaagACCGAGAAATAATTTAGAATATTCCTTGTTAATATCTACCATAATGTTTTAGTTTGACTAATTCAGCAGCATCCAAGAATGAATTAGGTATATAGACAGCAAAGAACAACCTGCATCAACCATGGATAATTAACACAAAATATTTGGACTTTGTGATTTTATTTGAGCAAAACAGTGACTGTGATTGTGATTTACAGATATTTCAACTGTGTTGTATCTCTGCGACATCAAATTGATATTTCATTTCCACTGAATACAAAATGGCCACCATATGCAGTCAACTCTGGCACTTGTAGCAATAATGATCCTCCTGAGACATTGGAGATGCGCAAATGTAGCAGAAACACTGTCCACACCTTCAAACATAAACCAAAAGAGAGATTAGATCGATAGGTTGCTCATAACATCTACAAGATGGTCCGAGGATAGgataatgattttaatgattattATATCTTTAAACAAGTATCAAAAAATTCTATAGCAAATAAGAAATAACTACAGAAGAACATTTTGCTTAGCATTTGTTTAGTTGCAATTTGAAGTCAACttcaaataaatttaaaagaaaattaaaccTAAATTGTCATATATTGTCTGTCTCCCTTTGGAAGGAAAACCTCATGGCAAGGGATCATCAAATTATAAATTAAGTGAATTCCTTTTAGAGAAACAACAAGAAGCCTGAGAAAGTTGACGAGAAAAGCAAGAAACATGGTGAGCACTTCGATGCAGAAAAATGGTTTCTTAATGGTTTGGTTGCATTACCTGCACCTCATGAACCTACAGCCATCAATCCTCTCCACGGTGATCATGCAATTAGGGCACCTCTGCCACTTCTGCTTTGCTGCCAGCTCCCACAGCTGGAGATCGTCTCTCCCCCTCTCATCCTCCCCTAGCTTCTGGAACTCCCTGCAGTCCAATCCATGGTGCCATGGCTCCTTGCACTGAGCACAGAACAGCCTGTTGCAATGTGGGCACTCTGATGCTGttatcacctcctcctcctcctcctcctcatcatcaccaccaccaccagcttcCAGGAGAGCcgagcagtccttgaaaggacagTAAAACTTGGCCCTGATCGTCGACTGACACAGACTGTCGCACCATCGCTCGAAGGTGTCGCTTGGGAGCAAGTATTGGAAGCTTAATGGCTCCAAAACTCCAACTCTGCATCCCGGTTCGGGACAGCGTATG from Musa acuminata AAA Group cultivar baxijiao chromosome BXJ1-3, Cavendish_Baxijiao_AAA, whole genome shotgun sequence encodes the following:
- the LOC135636581 gene encoding uncharacterized protein LOC135636581, whose translation is MGESQSKHRHDGNDYYDDDDDDDDDTYFSVIDEEEEEEEEEVFGTSDDEMLAEVLQLQEMLFHEEIIRSNICPRMAPSELMAYCNICMESKPLHQFVDINFCSHKFCLGCMSMYISAKLDEDAANIRCPEPGCRVGVLEPLSFQYLLPSDTFERWCDSLCQSTIRAKFYCPFKDCSALLEAGGGGDDEEEEEEEVITASECPHCNRLFCAQCKEPWHHGLDCREFQKLGEDERGRDDLQLWELAAKQKWQRCPNCMITVERIDGCRFMRCRCGQCFCYICASPMSQEDHYCYKCQS